From the genome of Rana temporaria chromosome 8, aRanTem1.1, whole genome shotgun sequence:
tggctcctctgggcccacGTGCTCTGGAGatttgtttttttgcaattttcttgcttttcttaattttttttctgcatttttggatcctgggatctacaatcaactgccaactgggtgacaggctggatcctcgatccttgtagtccccccatgttcagccatcgagcgtgtgccggcctttagctacgcgctgggccatccatgacatgccccgttgctccaggggtggccggtgagctatacgctccagggcacacatatgaccggtctctatggctgagtcagtttttatcagacaaaccgatcgtgtgtacagggctttagtggtaTTTTATCCTTTAATCcagattatatttattttttatgtcatcaTTGCACCCAGTTCCATGATAGATCTGTAAACTGTTTGATGCTAGATCAACACATGACTTCTAAAAGTGTTGGAATGCAACATGAGTTAATATAATATTTCTGGATGTTCTACATATCTGTTTCCTATTCCCGAGATCCTTCAGGCTGATACGTGCAGTTCCATGGTTTTAAAAAGGTACAGATGAATGTGGCCCCAAGCAGAAACTGCATAGTAAGAGGGCTTGGCTCTAGCCCACCTGGTGTGATTCAAGCTTCAAAGAGAACAATGATCGATGACAAAGAAGGCGCAGGGCGCATGGAGATAATATGGGCAATACTGCCCCCAGAGGCCAAGTACGGCACGACAGTCAGTAATATAATCTATTGAGGAGGATTGCCCTGTGAGCACTATGATTGGTCAAAAAGCAAATGGGGCTGGCAATGGGGGGGTTTTGGAGGAATGTGTGACTGAGTTTTGCAAAAAGGGTTTTCAACAGAAGGCCCTTTCTCTTTCACTGCAAGGCCTGTGCCTGAGCCTGATGCCTCTCTCTTTCTATCATCTTGAGGCCTTGCTCTGGATGTGGGCACAGGGCCTAAACCATGTGACCCAGAGCTGTGTCTCTTTTAACATCTGAGTTCAGCCAACGATGAGTTTACCTAGAGGAGGCGATGATAAGTATTTTTGATGATTGTTGgtatatgagtgagtgagtaacttgtatagcgctgcaagTGCGAACTAAATCgtctcaaggcgctttgcattcAGTgttgtcctgatccttcagaagaggtgggtctttagttttttcctaaaagcccaaattgttttcttccatgcggatggtcgtgggtagagcgttccagagCCGCGGTACTTGGACTgtaaatcttcgttctcccttagatttttagcgagatttgtagcgggatttggggatttggaggaggttttggttggttgagtGGAGCACGCGATTGGTGACaaggggttttattttctcgcttaagtttTGAGGAGCGTtcccttgtgtgcatttgtgagtgaggcagagggtcttgaatgtgaatgtgtagccagtggagggacctcaagactggggagattggttcccacggttttttacctgttaccagtctggctgccgtgttctggacgacttgtagacgcgaaatctggtattttggtagtcctaaataAAGGGAGTTTGCGttgtcgagtcgggaattgatgattgttccaaccactgctgctgtatcctcttccgggatgaaggggagcagtctacgcagcaggcggagaagatggtgagaaccgctgactactgatcctatttgtgcgtccatcgtcatgtctgagtcaaagatgactccgaggcttttgactttgctgcttggggtgatggtttgtccaaggatggtgggtggtgtccatgtggtcctagagttagatttccgatttgcgtgaaggataagaagttctgttttggatccattgagtttgagggagctttctgtcatccaattatcgatcagagtgaggcattttcctagttcatgatattggtcttttttgttgtagATATCTGCTGTTTAGTTTTGTGATATTCCTATTTTAttgggaaataaatgtaacattGTTTACTAACCAAAGGTGTCTGTCTTCATAGCTAACTTAATATCACTAGGCCTAGCATGCTCTTGGTAGTCTAGCAATTATAGAGATATACAATTGTCtttttttcggggaaacacggtattgcatatatatatatatatgcaataccgtgtttccccgaaaaaaagacagtcttatatttatttttcctcaagaAGACACACtatgtcttattttcaggggatgtcttatttttctTAAGCAGCAgctttggacccctttcacactgaagcgttttaacAGCATTTTAGGGTTAAacatagcgctattaaaacactcAAAAAAAGCTCTCAATGCATCTCAATGGATTCTTTCACCCTttcagtcctgcaagcagcatctttggagtagcTTTctggcgctgaaaaaaacgctccaaaagcgcccctctccattgaaattaattgaaagcgaTGTAAAAACgctttaccctttcacactgaggcacctcaaaaacgccctaaaacgttagggtcttagtggtgctttatcagcacattgggattgcagatgaggcttcgctcgaaaaacgctcgaataacgcttgaaaaacaccccagtgtgaaaggggccttactggtgGTCGTGGTTGTTGCTGGGGGAGAGAAACCCACACTGCTGAGTAAAACGGGAGCCACAGCTTTTCTTCTTCCCCTGAGGATACACAATACCTAAAACAGAGCGTCCTgctcctcacttcactgaggagacttttactttcactttctattTCTCCCTCTATGCCTCAGCTTGCAGCACAGAAATCActgtcttattttcaggggatgtcttatttttattaAGCAGCAGCTTTACTGGTGGTCGTGGGGGGTGAGCGAGACCCACACTGTAGCTGGTTGTTGTTGGGGGAGAGAAACCCACACTGCTGAGTAAAACGGGAGCCACAGCTTTTCTTCTTCCCCTGAGGATACACAATACCTAAAGCAGAGCGTCCTgctcctcacttcactgaggagacttttactttcactttctattTCTCCCTCTATGCCTCAGCTTGCAGCACAGAAATCACtatgtcttatttttggggtatggCTTATATTACGCAAATGCTTAGAAATCCGCTACGGCTTATTTTATGGatatgtcttattttcggggaaacactgtaGCTATATAGGTTACAATAGAGTGTATAGTATTGCAAATTTTTACTTCAGAAGGTAAGCCATACAAATCTACTTATAAAATTCTATTTTTCCCAACagatgggggcggagcctggaaTATCTCCGAGGGACGTCTTATTTTATCTTCAGATTACGACATTGACCCGAACCTTCCCGGAGATAATGTCCTTCCTCAGACTATACAGACATCAATGGAGTCCTCTGATAGGTCACATATTGTAACCTCAACTATGAATTCAAGTTTGGGAAGGTCACCCGATCCTTCTAATCCCAGGGAATCTTCATACAGCCATCAAGGCCTTACCACCGGAGAGAGTCCAatgtcatgttcagagtgcgggaaatccttCACTCATAAGGGAAAATTTGTTAAACATCAGAAAGTTCACAGGGGGGAGTAtgctttttcatgttcagagtgcgggaaatctttcactcataAAGGAGACCTTGCTAAACATCAGAgagttcacacgggtgagcgtccttattcatgttcagagtgcgggaaattttTCAGTCGTAAAGATAGCCTAAATGGACACCAGAAaactcacacaggtgagcgtccctatttatgtacagagtgcgggaaatctttcattcATAAAGGAGCCCTTGCTAaacatcagagaactcacacagATAAGCGTCCTTatttatgttcagagtgcgggaaatctttcactcgtgAAGAAAGCCTAGATgtacaccagagaagtcacacgggtgagcgtccttatttatgttcagagtgcgggaaatctttcattcATAAAGTAGACCTTTCTAAACATCAGAGAGTTCACACAGGTCAgtgtcctttttcatgttcagagtgcgggaaatctttcactcataAAGGAGACTTTGCTAAACATCAGAgagttcacacgggtgagcgtccttattcatgctcagagtgcgggaaatcgtTCGCTCGTAAAAAAAGTCTTGATGTACACCAGAAAACTCACACGGGTGGGGGCCTttattcgtgttcagagtgcgggaaatctttcactcgtaAAGAAAGTCTAGATGTACACCAGAAAACTCACATGGCTAAGCGTCTTTatttatgttcagagtgcgggaaatctttcactcataAAGGAGACTTTGCTAAACATCAGAgagttcacacaggtgagcgtccttatttatgttcagtgtgcgggaaatctttcagtcATAAAGAAAGCCTAAATGTACACCAAAAAACTCACACTGGCGAGCGTCCTTATTTATGTTcacagtgcgggaaatctttcagtcATAAAGGAGGCCTTGCTAAACATCAGAAaactcacacaggtgagcgttcttactcgtgttcagagtgcgggaaaactTTCACTCAGAAAGGAAGCCTTGTTACACACCAGAAAAAAATTCACACGGATGTGCATCCTTATTCATGTTTAGAATGTGAGAAACGTTTCATTCACAAAGGAGAACTTCTTATACATCAGAAAAGCCACACAGGTGAGCGcccctattcatgttcagagtgcgggaaaagtttcagCGAGAAAGCAAAACTTGAAAGACACCAGAAAACTCACACTGATGAGAAACCTTTTTCATGTCCAGAATGTGGGAAAGGTTTTCTTCGGAAAGCTGACCTCCTTATACACCAGAGATATCACACAGGGGAGCGTCCCTatttatgttcagagtgcgggaaatgtttcacagAGAAAAAAGTTCTTCTTattcaccagagaattcacacaggggtgcacccttattcatgttcagagtgtgggaaacgtTTCATTTGGAGAGCAGGATTTTATCAACATTTgaaaattcacacaggtgagcgcccCTATTCATGCCCAGAGTGCGGGAAACGTTTCAGTGTCAAAGGAAAGCTTCGTAGACACCAAAgaattcacacaggagaaaagCCTTATTCATGTTTAGAGTGCGGAGAATGTTTTGTTCGGATAGAACTGCTTCATAAACATCAGAGTATTCACACAGGTGAGagtccctattcatgttcagagtgcgtaAAATCTTTCACTTGTAAAGAACGTCTAGATGTGCACCAGAAAACTCACATGggcgagcgtccttattcatgttcagagtgcgggaaatctttcactcataAAGGAGACTTTGCcaaacatcagagaattcacacgggggagcgtccttattcatgttcagagtgcgggaaatctttcagtcGTAAAGATAGCCTAAATGGACACCAGAAAACTCACATGGGcgagcgtccctattcatgttcagattgcgggaaatctttcattcGTAAAAATGTCCTTGCTGAACATCAGAgagttcacacaggtgagcgtccttatttatgttcagagtgcgggaaatctttcactcgtaAAGAAAGCCTAGATGTACACCAGAAAAcacacacgggtgagcgtccttattcatgttcagagtgcgggaaatctttcactcgtaAAGAACGTCTAGATGTACACCAGAAaactcacacgggtgagcgtccttattcatgtttagagtgcgggaaatctttcactcgtaAAGATAGTCTAGATGTACACCAGAAAACTCACACGGGTgaacgtccttattcatgttcagagtgtgggaaatcctTCACCGAGGATGAAAAACTTATTCgacaccagaaaattcacacaaaaaacagaccttagttaTGTCCATAGTGCGGGAAACTGTTTAATTCAGAAACAAAACTGATATAACTGGGGCATTAACACAAATAAGCTTCCATTTCTACGTttaagtgtgggaaatgtttatttttgaaataagacTTAGACACCAGAGACGTCACGGGGATGAGCATTCTTTCtcagagtgtggaaaatgtttcatTCAGCAAGGGGACCACCAGAGGGCTCACTAAGACCCATGTCCTTTTCTATGCTTCAGACGTTGGGAAGCAATTCACTTTGAAAGAAATTAGGTGGAAGAAGGTTCATCTCTAATGTTCTGTTTCCAAGAAATGAGGTGGAAGAAGGTCCATCTCTAATGTTCTGTTTCCAAGAAATGAGGTGGAGGAAGGTCCATCTCTAAGGTTCTGTTTCCAAGAAATGAGGTAGAAGGTCCATCTCTAATGTCCCGTTTCCAAGAAATGATGTGAAAGAAGGTCCATCTCTAATGTCCCGTTTCCAAGAAATGATGTGAAAGAAGGTCCATCTCTAATGTTCTGTTTCCAAGAAATGAGGTGGAGGAAGGTCCATCTCTAATGTTCTGTTTCCAAGAAATGAGGTGGAGGAAGGTCCATCTCTAATGTTCTGTTTCCAAGAAATGAGGTGGAGGAAGGTCCATCTCTAATGTTCTGCTTCCAAGAAATGAGGTGGAGGAAGGTCCATCTCTAATGTTCTGTTTCCAAGAAATGAGGTGGAGGAAGGTCCATCTCTAATGTTCTGTTTCCAAGAAATGAGGTGGAAGAAGGTCCATCTCTAATGTTCTGTTTCCAAGAAATGAGGTGGAAGAAGGTCCATCCCTAAGGTTCTACAGAACTTTTTTTCAGGGTGTGGTTTGATAGTTGTAGACTTGTTTAGGATTAAGTTATAATAAAACAACAACACTAAGCTTTGGTTATTAATTGACAAATACGAAAACACTTTGGCAACTGTGAGAAGGAGGTGAGCAATAAAGAGGACTTCCTCCCCGGCTATCATGACAATCCATGGACAACCGTACCAATACACGGCAACAAAATACAGGCAATGAAATGGCAGAACATCCAATCCAATGAGGATTTGTCTTTCACCGAGGAAGCTGGAAAAGCTGAGTTTTCATTGGTCCAGATAATGTATTATTAATTAGAAAACCACATGTATATTTTTGCAAGACTTTATTGTTTATTAGTTATTCCAGTtctccaaaataaaaaagaaagctctacattttattctcttgagtatttttttttacttagtttttTTTCCACCTACGACCGTAATtcttagatcagggatcctcaaactacggcccttcagctgttgcgaaactacacatcccatgaggcattgtaatactctgacattcacagacatgactaggcatggtgggaattgtagttcctgaacaactggagggtcgtagtttgaagacccatgtctgATATGATTGGAAAGTGCTCCTTTCGTAGAGAGTCGTCCATTCATGTTCTAATAGTAGAGAAAATCCAGTTCCACGTGTGTGTCGTTTTGTACCCGAGAGGTCGACAAACTGGGTCTCGGTGTGGAGAACATACAGTATCTAATGCCCCTTTCACGGGGAGGACCGATTCAATTTTTTAGGTGGAACCAATCGGACCATCTATTGCTCTCTGTAGACTGGAGGGTATTAACGGATGGCCTTTGACACCTTCCAATCCACAGAGGGCAATGGATCGTCCGATCGGGTCTGCTGATACTTTCATAGTTTGACCATCTTGGTTTTCCCAATTAGATGATCACCATCTTGGCTCAGCTGTATGTGTCggtgcttctttaaccacttcccacccggtcaatagcatattgacgtccgggaagtggttcagttatcttgactggacgtctattgacgttcagcaggataacagccgtcgCACGCCcctggggccctcgggcagtgcccaagagtcccaatggtcagtccacccctgttccATTCTGATTCCTGAAAAAGAAGAGCAAAGTTattcctttttttggggaagtggGCGGAGTCATGTAAATCAAACCTTTACACCCCGATGGCCAACTGCGCCTCCAGAACCGTTGTTGAATGGTACAACTGTAACCTAATGTTACAGAACCATTTATTCCAAATCACATACAGCTGTCTCAGGCTTCTTGGCCATCATCAGTAAAGTAaaacccccccaaacattatactgtACATCGTTTCTGAAAGCATGGACTATGGAGAATAAAACGGTGGTAGTTCTATAATTGGATGTCACATGATATAAGTGCAGTGGTTTATCaaacccatattttcagtaaaaaatgcaCTGAAGGAATTTTGAGTGAACACATAAACTATGAGGTTGCACCAAGAtactagataccaaacatgtcaagccttaaaattcCACCCTGGTGAGATGGCCCCAAAATTTggtacactaatgccgcgtacacaagatccgaatttccgacaacaaaaccatgcttttttttccccaacggatgttggctcaaacttgtcttgcctaCACATGGTCGCACAAAAGTTGCTTGGAAATTCCGATGATCAAGAACGCCGAGAGGTACAACAGTACGATGAGCCGAGGAAAAAGGAAgtacaatgattccgagcatgcgtcaaattggttCCTAGCAAGCGCAGCACTTTTGTGCATCGGAaatggctacacacgatcggaatttccgacaggacttttcttgtcggaaaaattgagaaccagcgctCAAACAttcgttgtcggaaattccgacagcaaatgtccgatggagcctacacgcggtcggaatataCGACCAAAAGCtcgcatcgaacatttgttgtcggaaattctgatcatgtgtacgcggaaaTAAGTCtttcataggcaatgctttaatagCCTTTACAGGTCATCCATTTAGATTCAACCATAAATAATGGCCTTAGATTTTCCGTTTTAACGTCCGTGTGTGAGGTGATACCTAACAGGTATGGGTACAGTTGATGTTGAGTTCCACTGACATGTATGTTTACGTTTATATGTACGTGAAGGTGggggctttacattttttttggggggggtgtttaagtgcttgcatataataataataatttgatgtatattttattttaataaaataatatgttATTTTTCATTCTATAtccttgttgttttttattttaactcgGGTATAACATATGCAAACAATTTTTAGACTGTTCTAAAAAGAAGTTGTTACCGTATTAAAAAGCAACAAAGGCCGACGTTTTTTATATCCTCTATGAGGCGGTGATCTCACTTATTCTCAGTGAACcgaacaaacaggaagtgatgtcaagtatatacaggaagtgatctaagatacagacaggaagttcccggTGAGAcgagaggaagtagagaggagacattgctagaactggcagcagaggaggtaataagatattattttatatttacacccagtaaccccccgtcatgtccgtcctcttcttCCATATTCCTATATCTTCAGTGCTACCCATATGTAGATATATATCATTGaagtttatatattgtttttattttatagaccagctacatcctaaatatagaactatGTACCCAACTGTCCATCCAAAACCTCTGGTtcatagaccggatacatcctaaatatagaactatGTACCCAACTGTCcaaccagagcctctggtttatagaccggatacatcctaaatatagaacctttttatccaactgtccacccaaaacctctggtttatagaccagatacatcctaaatatagaaccatttatccaactgtccatccaaaacctctggtttatagaccagatacatcctacaTATAGAACCATTTACCCAACTGTCcaaccagagcctctggtttatagaccagatacatcctaaatatagagccatttatccaactgtccaaccagagcctctggtttatagaccggatacatcctacatATAGAACCatgtatccaactgtccatccagagcctctggtttatagaccggatatatcctaaatatagaactatTTATCCAACTGTCTATCCAgatcctctggtttatagaccggatacatactaaatatagaaccatttatccaactgtccatccagagcctctggtttatagaccaggtTCTACAGTAAATACAATAAAAGATAAAGCTCCTGATTTTTGTGATTCGATGGAAGTGATGCTGCGATTCTGTACCTCACGTTATGTTAGTGGAGGATCGCTGGCTCTGTGAAGGACGCGGATAAACTCACACCGCGCTGCCACCTTGTCTTCACAGAACAAGTTTCTAGAGGTCATCAAGAAAGACTCaatgagctgctgacaggagaggtgagcggtgccgggaattctgggacattatccagtaacagacaagggatgtgtctggatggtgactgtatcattgtgtgtgtcaggttcctataaggtgtcaggatgtcactgtctatttctccatgcaggagtgggagtatttagaaggacacaagaatctctacaaggacgtcatgatggagaatcagccgcccctcacatcacaaaattacaccatccctcaccatgatcaggtaggtgggactgagcaTGTAGACCTAAAATGTATCATAAGCTATGAGATGACAATCCTCTGTTATCTCAATCGATCATTTTTGGCGTTTAGGGTGATGAACCGAACAATGTCAAAGTTGAGGTAAAAGTTGAAAAAGAACAGACGTTGGTCATGGAAGATCAGCCGTCTGTGGAGGACGGTGGCCATCTGTGTTTCCGGGATTCCATAAAGAAAGATGACAATCGTTTACACCATGATGAGGTAGATGGGACTAAGCCAAAAAAAGCcacaaaaaaattctattttttgagATTACATTCTTCCACAATATGTAATCTCTTGCTCCTTTCTACAAATGTTTTCTCTCGTCTTGGGGGTTTAGGCTGAAGAACTGAAATACATAAAAGTTGAAgtcaaagaggaagaagaagagatgttggtgagtggagatcagcagtctatggaggagggttgTCCTCTGgattcccagaagtctacacagGAAGATCTCCAATATATAGAGAATGGGAGAtcaggagatcagcagtctatggaggagggggagatgattaTGAAAAGTAAACAGGAGGAATCTTCTCTACATATAGACACAAGTAAGTCATAAAcactaaatgcaaaaaaagttc
Proteins encoded in this window:
- the LOC120909801 gene encoding zinc finger protein 721-like, with protein sequence MEEGGPLYSRDSTQEHHTYTENDQGEELKYIKVEVKEEEEERLVSGDQQSMEEGEMIMESKQEESSLHTDTNGGGAWNISEGRLILSSDYDIDPNLPGDNVLPQTIQTSMESSDRSHIVTSTMNSSLGRSPDPSNPRESSYSHQGLTTGESPMSCSECGKSFTHKGKFVKHQKVHRGEYAFSCSECGKSFTHKGDLAKHQRVHTGERPYSCSECGKFFSRKDSLNGHQKTHTGERPYLCTECGKSFIHKGALAKHQRTHTDKRPYLCSECGKSFTREESLDVHQRSHTGERPYLCSECGKSFIHKVDLSKHQRVHTGQCPFSCSECGKSFTHKGDFAKHQRVHTGERPYSCSECGKSFARKKSLDVHQKTHTGGGLYSCSECGKSFTRKESLDVHQKTHMAKRLYLCSECGKSFTHKGDFAKHQRVHTGERPYLCSVCGKSFSHKESLNVHQKTHTGERPYLCSQCGKSFSHKGGLAKHQKTHTGERSYSCSECGKTFTQKGSLVTHQKKIHTDVHPYSCLECEKRFIHKGELLIHQKSHTGERPYSCSECGKSFSEKAKLERHQKTHTDEKPFSCPECGKGFLRKADLLIHQRYHTGERPYLCSECGKCFTEKKVLLIHQRIHTGVHPYSCSECGKRFIWRAGFYQHLKIHTGERPYSCPECGKRFSVKGKLRRHQRIHTGEKPYSCLECGECFVRIELLHKHQSIHTGESPYSCSECVKSFTCKERLDVHQKTHMGERPYSCSECGKSFTHKGDFAKHQRIHTGERPYSCSECGKSFSRKDSLNGHQKTHMGERPYSCSDCGKSFIRKNVLAEHQRVHTGERPYLCSECGKSFTRKESLDVHQKTHTGERPYSCSECGKSFTRKERLDVHQKTHTGERPYSCLECGKSFTRKDSLDVHQKTHTGERPYSCSECGKSFTEDEKLIRHQKIHTKNRPYKGTTRGLTKTHVLFYASDVGKQFTLKEIRWKKGDEPNNVKVEVKVEKEQTLVMEDQPSVEDGGHLCFRDSIKKDDNRLHHDEKSTQEDLQYIENGRSGDQQSMEEGEMIMKSKQEESSLHIDTSGHYVWNISEGHPIVSPDYNGITQSSSGKTSITLNIHQRPSQTEGSMDPSDPKESSNQSDLVPPDISKTSRRANRSKGPSKAIESSLSRKRTHTGDRSLSCSVCGKSFAETSTLYRHQRIHTGERPHSCSECGKRFFEKGKLLTHQRIHTGERPYLCSECGKCFTEKQLLQKHQRIHTGERPYSCSECGKSFIQKGNFLKHQRSHTGERPYSCSECGKRFIVKYGLVRHQRIHTGERPYICLVCGKCLTEKTTFLLHQRIHTGELPYSCSECGKCFAVKKSLLTHQRIHTGVRPYSCLVCGKCFNVKDGLVRHQRIHTGERPYPCSECGKCLVEKGSLLRHQGCHTGERPYSCSECGKCFGEKASLLKHQRIHTGERPFSCSECGKGFIQRGDLLKHQRIHTG